The sequence GTCCTTAAAAGGAACGATAACGGCAATGAAATACTATTGTACTATCTATCCAGTAGTGAGACTTGCTCAATGGCCTACAGCTGTTGCCTTGAAGAGAAGAAGAGTGAGGTTAAAGCTATTGCTGAAGGCGATCTGGTGATCATTGCGATCCCGCATAATAAACTGGATGAATGGCTTTGCAAATATCCAAGCTGGAAAAATTACATTCTGCGGAGCTTTAACGAACGGTTTTCCGAACTCTTAAAATCTATTGAAAGCATTGCATTCCTTAAGCTTGATGAACGGCTGATTGCTTACCTGAAAGAAAAGAAGCGGCTCTCTGGCTCAAACGTTATCAAAGCTTCCCATTATCAGATAGCGGACGAACTTGCCACATCCAGAGTGGTTGTATCCCGGTTACTTAAACTACTGGAAAATGATGGCAAGGTATTATTGTACCGTAATGAAATAAAATTATTACAGGAGTTTAACTGAGTATTACCGGATTTTCGATTTTATAGCATCATCCAATGCGTTTCTTTACATAGCAGGTTCCCGCGTCACAGCAGGTAGTATTGATCATTGCCTGGACAATGATCATAGATCCCAGGTTGAAGGGCCTTTCAAAACCACCCTTGCCCTTGGCTTTGATTCCTTATGTATGTAAGTAAATTGCAGGAATTCGTCTTGAATGATCAATTTTCCTTTGAATAATTCAAAGTACGCTTCAGGGGCATTTAATTTTGCTTTGTTAGAAGGACGTTCAAGGTTAAGATAGACGGGTTCGGGAGAAAAAGATGTTGCATTTCTTCCGCTAATGTTGTTTTCCCGATTTGTCTTGGTCCTAAAACAGCAACTGCGGGAAATTCTTCCAGGAACAGATGTATTTCGGACTGTGCATTACACATTATCATCCTTGCAGTTTTAATGCTAAATTTTCGATTGGCAAGGAAATAATTGTGTATTAACTAAGTTAATGTTTTGTTTTTCAGTCATTTAGTTGAAATTCCAAATGATTTTTCAATTCACATTTATGACTTCCATTCGATGGTAAGGTCTTTGACTTCTGCATCAACTGTGCGCCCTGGATCTCCGTAAAAACAGGTTATGGGTACCAGCTTCAACAGCTTTACGGATGGCAATAATAGAGCATTTTCCGCGGAAAAATTGCTTCTACCTGCATATCAATCTTACGAAGATAATCGGCTCCATATGTTCCATTCTCCAATCCATTCTTCAATGTTTCCGGCACATAATCGTCGAGAACAGTACAACGGGAGGCAATAATTGCGGCTATTGCACACACTGTATCTGTATCCGAATTCTCTATTTGGTTTACCACATTCAAAAATACATCTGCCATCGTTTTTGCATTCTTCAATGCAGAGAGGGCTTGTGTCACTATCCTCATTGCATTTCCGGGATCATTTTCAATGCCATTTTGTTCCCATCCTTCGCCTAACTGCGCAGTTAAAAACGCCTCCAATTGCTGGTGAGTACCTCCGTGATGCAAAAAATGCACAGACAGTGCTACTGCCAATGCAGATGTAGTCCCTGCGAGGTTATTATGTGTTATACGGCCCTGTAGCAGTGTCAGTCGTTTCACTTCTTCAATATCTTCAATCACACCAAAAACACCTGCGCGCATTGCTGCACCGCTGGTGGTTCTGCTGGAAGGTGCAAGCTGGCTCACAAACTCTGCCGGAGTTTTGCACTCTGCTAATAGTTTTTGCATGTGTCTTGAATATCCTACGTGAGGATCACGTTTGAATGTATGCAGCCAGGCGCTTACAAATTCCTCTGCTGTAATATCAAAAGATTGCTTTGCGAGTAGCAGTTCCATATTTGCCAGTGACATCTGTGTATCATCTGTATAATCGCCCTTTTTATAAGCTGTCAGTTTAGGATGCTCCGCATGTACGAGGTCAGATAGGTCGGCATTGGTAGCGTGGGGCAGGTATTCATATTTCATGCCATAGCTGTCGCCCAGCGCCATGGTATAGAGAAAGGATGCATGCATATAGTCAGATGTATATTTCCCTCTTACATGGAAAGGGTTGATTACTTTCCAAAAGTAAAATATTTTCAGGTATCCGAAATGATTTTAAATGGTGGTGGTTTTTTGTATTGACCATTACGATAAGTATATATTTTGATTGAGGCATAGGGGGCTTTTGAAAAATGGATTTGCATGTTCAAAACTTAATAAGAAAGGAACCGTCTTATAAATAAATTAGACGGTTTCTTTCTTATGACAGGGAAGGAGACAGATGTCGAACTATTGGATAGAGGACTTTCAATTATTCTTTCATACCCCCCGTCTTATATAAATAGTAAGCCGTTTGATAAGTGGCAATTGTCTTTTTTATTAGCTGTCTATCAGCAGGGATTGATAGTAAATCATCTGTTTGTTTATCCAGTTTAAATACGCCTACCTGTTGTTGCGGACTTAAAACAGCCAGGGTATCATGTTGAAGATACCCCAGTTTTTGATAAGTAGCTAGCCATGCTCTGGATTGATATGTTGGTAACAAAACATCCTGTCCGTACCAGCTTGTCTCATATTGCCAGTGTAGTAAACCTAATAATGTGGGGAAAAGATCAATTTGTGAACACTGCTGACTGATGGTTTTTAACGTATCGTTTTTAAGATTATAAACAAGACAGGGAATATGATATTTTGAAACGTTGATCTCGTTCTTGCCCGCACTGCTGGCGCAATGATCGGCAACGAATATGATCACTGTATTGTTAAACCATGGCTTAGACTGTATCTTTTTTAAAAATTCACCAATGGCATAATCTGTGTATTTGACTGCTCCCTCACGACCGGAACCGGATGGGATATCAATCTTTCCGGATGGGTAAGTAAAGGGCCTGTGGTTGGAGGTGGTCATTACAAAATCAAAAAACGGCCGTTGGTGGCTGTATTGTGTATCTGCATGGCGTATGACTGCATCATACAGGTCTTCATCGCAAATACCCCAGGCATTCTTAAAGTGAATAGCTTGTGCGGGAATAGTTGTGCGGGTGGTAGCTAATCGTTCATTAGGTAGTAGCCGTTCGCCATTATCAGTAATGTCAAATCCATTATTTCCGAAGAAGTTATTCATATTGTCGAAGAACCCATCGCCTCCATAAAAAAAGGTAGTGGAATACCCGGCTTTTCTGAAAATTGAGCCTACAGTATGCAGATGGACATTGTCTTTCCTCCTTACGATACTGTTGCCCGGTGTAGGAGGTACGCATAAGGATAGGGCCTCCATTCCCCTAACGGTACGTGTACCGGTAGCATACATATTGGTAAATAAGACAGCACAATTGGCCAGCGAGTCGAGTATAGGAGTAATGTGTTGATCATTACCAAAATGGTGCATATACTCTGCGCTGAAACTTTCGATCGTCACCAATATTACATTGGGGCGTACGGCCTGACCGGGGTTTGTGACGATTCTGCGTAAACTATTGTTGCCATTGACAAACTGGATTAATGGCTCCTGCAACTGTTTTTGGGTTATTGCAAAAGCTTCACTTTCTTCTTCTTTTGCATAGAAGTCGTAATAATTCAGTTCGTTATTTTTGAATGCCGCAAAGAATGAAAAGATACCGGCCTTAGAGAGTTCGTTCTGATAACGGTTATTGCCGCTATCAGCCCAGGAATTGGATACAAGGAAGTAACCCGCCAGAGTGAACGTTAACACCGAACCTGTTAATAAAAATCTCTTTTTAAGTGGCGTATCGGATTGAAAACTTTGAAGGAAGATCTTCTTTTTATAAAATATAAAAAATACCAGCGATGTAAGCAGGACCATGCTGCTGATGAGCCAGGGTAAAGGGTAAGATTGATTAATGTTATTAATTACCTCGAATGTGTATATCAGATAGTCGACTGCAATGAAATTGAACCGGCTTTCAAATTCGTCCCAAAATGCCAGTTCTGCAAAGAAGGAGAACATGACTATTAGCACTACAATATAAAAACAGGTAAAGGTGATAATACGGTTCACAAGGGTATTGTTCCATTTTTGTGGCAACAATAATAAGTACAGCGAATAGGCGGCACTAAAAAATAAGGCTACCATGGTATCAAAAACAAGTCCTTTTGCATAAATATTTAATATTGCTGGCAATGTAATACTTGCTTTCTGCCAGGCCAGTACTAAAAATATTGTTCTTATTAAAAAAGAAACAAGCAAGAAGAAAATTAAAAAATTAATCAGTACGGAATATCGTGTCTTACGTGAGTTCATAGCGGAATAAATGCCGAAGTTCGACCTGAAATCTGTAGAAATCCTGAACAGGTTTTAAAGGAAGGTAGATGTTGTCAAGGCTGATGAAAAGCCGGAATTATCAAGATCCTGAGTTTTGTGGAAAAAATCAAATACAAGATTGGGTGTCGATAAACGGAGTATTCTTTTGTACAGGGAAGGAGACGGAAGTTGAACTTTTGGATATACGATTTCAGGATTATTTATAATAGATGAGCGAACATGATATAGAAATTTTATTTAACGATATTTGGCATCAATATTTTTCATGGCTTTATATTATTAATACCCATAATCAGGTAACATGGCAAACTTCGGGAAACAGATGCTGAACATTTTGGGAGAGATTAAAGGAACAGGCTCCTTTGTAAGTAGTGGAGTTCTGCCTTTCCTCTTCCCTGGTTTACAGATCCGGGGCATGGATGAAATCGGGTTTCCTATCAATGCTACCCAAATTAAAACGTTGATCAAAATAGCACACCAGGCGCCATTCGGTAAGGGAAGCAAGACAGTGCTCGACAAAGCTGTGAGAAGTGCCTGGGAAATCGATGCTGACCAAATAAAATTTGTTAATAAAAAATGGGGAGGGTTTGTAGACGGGATTGTGAGACTAATTATGCCTTCTATGGGGCTTGACGGGCTTTCAGTTTCTGCAAACCTGTACAAGTTGCTGATATATCAGAAAGGAGAAAAGGTAACAAAGCAGGGCAATTGCTGTTTTTATGTTCGGCTTCAATTGACTTACTACAACAATCCAGTGAATCTCTGGTAGGAAGAATTGCTTATATAAAACTGCGGGGCATTGATGTTTTGGAATATGCAACCCGTCAATCAGAAAAAATAAATGAGTTTTGGTTAAGGCAACATATATGTATTAGATAACATGATTTTGTAATTGGATATATTTTATTACAATTTCATAATTAAAATGGGCTTGTTTTGTTACATAAATTTATATTTTTTACCTTTGTTATATAACAGAATAGTATGGCATTTAAAAGACATGTTGAAAAATATCTTCACATTTGGAAAACTAATTCTTCTCGAAAACCGCTGATTGTCAGAGGTGCCAGACAGGTCGGGAAGACAACATTAGTAAATGATTTTTCCAGTTCGTATGACCATTTTATTTCCTTAAATCTTGAAAAAGGAACAGATAGAAAGTATTTTGAGGATTTTGATGATGTAAAAGCCATTTGTGAATCATTATTCCTAACCTACAATATACCCTTAGCCGAAGTTGGTAATACATTATTATTTATAGATGAAATACAGGAATGCCCCAAAGCAATTCAATTACTACGCTTCTTTTATGAAGAAGTTCCAACTTTACATATTATCAGTGCCGGTTCTCTTTTGGAATTTGCTATTCAAAAAGTAAAAAGTTTTCCAGTTGGACGGGTTGAATTTCTGTATCTCCATCCAATGAACTTCGAGGAATATCTGGAAGCAATTGGTAGGGGGGACTTAATCGAGCAGTTGAAAATACTTCCGGTTAAACCTGTTGCTCATCAAGTATTGATGGATATATTTCATCGCTACGCGATTATAGGAGGAATGCCGGAAATCATTAAAACGGATATTGAGAAAAACAACCTTGCAGATCTTACCAGGATATATGAGAGTATATGGGGAACGTATAAAAATGATGTTGAAAAATATACTACGAATGAAACAGAAAGAAAAATAATTAAACATATTATGGATACGGCTCCGCTGTATTTAGACGAGCGTGTTAAATTTCAGGGTTTTGGTAATTCCTCTTATAGATCAAGGGAGGTAGGAGAGGCATTTAGGACGCTTGAAGACGCGAAGATAATTCGTTTAATTTATCCAACTACCGATTTACAACCTCCTCCAAGGGCTGATTTAAAAAAATCACCAAGATTTCAAATACTGGATACAGGCCTTGTAAACTATACGTTGTCTATTCAAGCGCAAATGTTAAGCATGAGCGATTTGAGTAATACTTATAAGGGTGCAGTGATTCCTCATTTGATTACCCAAGAAGTTATTTCAATGAGCGAGATCTCTCCTAACAATCCGCATTTTTGGGTAAGAGAGAAATCACAATCAAATGCAGAGGTCGATTTAGTACAGGTAAATGGAGAATATTTAA is a genomic window of Chitinophaga sp. LS1 containing:
- a CDS encoding ATP-binding protein; this encodes MAFKRHVEKYLHIWKTNSSRKPLIVRGARQVGKTTLVNDFSSSYDHFISLNLEKGTDRKYFEDFDDVKAICESLFLTYNIPLAEVGNTLLFIDEIQECPKAIQLLRFFYEEVPTLHIISAGSLLEFAIQKVKSFPVGRVEFLYLHPMNFEEYLEAIGRGDLIEQLKILPVKPVAHQVLMDIFHRYAIIGGMPEIIKTDIEKNNLADLTRIYESIWGTYKNDVEKYTTNETERKIIKHIMDTAPLYLDERVKFQGFGNSSYRSREVGEAFRTLEDAKIIRLIYPTTDLQPPPRADLKKSPRFQILDTGLVNYTLSIQAQMLSMSDLSNTYKGAVIPHLITQEVISMSEISPNNPHFWVREKSQSNAEVDLVQVNGEYLIPIEIKSGSTGTLRSLHQFIDAADHAYAVRIYGGTFSLERAITPGKKPYLLMNLPYYLGTQLHGYLNWLLQQKI
- a CDS encoding Crp/Fnr family transcriptional regulator, translated to MNESARLDFVFEPALMEEIKEFGELRSFKDGDIIIDYGKYIRMMPLVVKGSLKVLKRNDNGNEILLYYLSSSETCSMAYSCCLEEKKSEVKAIAEGDLVIIAIPHNKLDEWLCKYPSWKNYILRSFNERFSELLKSIESIAFLKLDERLIAYLKEKKRLSGSNVIKASHYQIADELATSRVVVSRLLKLLENDGKVLLYRNEIKLLQEFN
- a CDS encoding ADP-ribosylglycohydrolase family protein codes for the protein MHASFLYTMALGDSYGMKYEYLPHATNADLSDLVHAEHPKLTAYKKGDYTDDTQMSLANMELLLAKQSFDITAEEFVSAWLHTFKRDPHVGYSRHMQKLLAECKTPAEFVSQLAPSSRTTSGAAMRAGVFGVIEDIEEVKRLTLLQGRITHNNLAGTTSALAVALSVHFLHHGGTHQQLEAFLTAQLGEGWEQNGIENDPGNAMRIVTQALSALKNAKTMADVFLNVVNQIENSDTDTVCAIAAIIASRCTVLDDYVPETLKNGLENGTYGADYLRKIDMQVEAIFPRKMLYYCHP
- a CDS encoding LTA synthase family protein — translated: MPAILNIYAKGLVFDTMVALFFSAAYSLYLLLLPQKWNNTLVNRIITFTCFYIVVLIVMFSFFAELAFWDEFESRFNFIAVDYLIYTFEVINNINQSYPLPWLISSMVLLTSLVFFIFYKKKIFLQSFQSDTPLKKRFLLTGSVLTFTLAGYFLVSNSWADSGNNRYQNELSKAGIFSFFAAFKNNELNYYDFYAKEEESEAFAITQKQLQEPLIQFVNGNNSLRRIVTNPGQAVRPNVILVTIESFSAEYMHHFGNDQHITPILDSLANCAVLFTNMYATGTRTVRGMEALSLCVPPTPGNSIVRRKDNVHLHTVGSIFRKAGYSTTFFYGGDGFFDNMNNFFGNNGFDITDNGERLLPNERLATTRTTIPAQAIHFKNAWGICDEDLYDAVIRHADTQYSHQRPFFDFVMTTSNHRPFTYPSGKIDIPSGSGREGAVKYTDYAIGEFLKKIQSKPWFNNTVIIFVADHCASSAGKNEINVSKYHIPCLVYNLKNDTLKTISQQCSQIDLFPTLLGLLHWQYETSWYGQDVLLPTYQSRAWLATYQKLGYLQHDTLAVLSPQQQVGVFKLDKQTDDLLSIPADRQLIKKTIATYQTAYYLYKTGGMKE